From one Mytilus edulis chromosome 1, xbMytEdul2.2, whole genome shotgun sequence genomic stretch:
- the LOC139511374 gene encoding mediator of DNA damage checkpoint protein 1-like, with product MADDQDFDQTQALFLDEFEQDEDDVSDNKNSVAILKVSCQKGFPEKSFPLYEGNNVIGRHEESCNVCIPLKGLSREHACIEIKGDSFLIYDKNSRNKTKRNQLYLSPDVRYELKNGDALMFGDVTCEFYIGNKDVDAGSETGSESEYQTANDVKDVTVEFEEDYDSDNSVDLLQPTQAYTNHTQRHNTTNMTKSLLVDDSIVEKETTLLVGETPARQKVTTGPVIDDSGSETEDEDVLSKNVPQTLVVEDTQKDESGDAEILYAQTQAYVGESDVGDETDEDDRKLLTEPTQAFTDVQDRQEVEPTQTFVAESDEEDEDDRKKALQFAATQAYHTEEFDEPTQTTEDEGETVVESDEEDVSHLFATSTLACDVDDFPEEGERQVITADDTVDQEMETQAILDEATQAVSEGDEATQVFPNVKDNGDDATQVVKEVASSSKKVAFDDAIVAVQEDATVAVPEDATVAIQEDATVAVQEDATVAVQEDATVAVQEDATVAVQEDATVAIQEDATVAVQEDATVAVQEDATVAVQEDATVAVHGDATVNIHGDATVDVHGDATLALPEATVSVHGDATVAVHGDATVSVHEDATLALQGDSTVAVQEEVTLAIQDDTVAVVEDVTCIQDAETVAVQPDAYDFVDDDPHLEVQKKGKGRDRPKRTETASIKSQDNSDKAATSKGKRKAPVKQTAKVETVRKREDSVTSSQESDDANVRRSGRSKRKSFRMLEMEQSMDDMKGIDKSIRKGEDYSPDPSDTEDGSPKRGHKVAKTAGQSQEKDISETELPTLSVEEEIALVQKNIPPLPKETVKKTEAEFLMSLPALQDKESPAPGLTEATQAYTLEPEEELPLPEMVEATQPYVLSEEDSTPPLDEGGSKEEGDITPPIEEVLAATQNYSLEEEVVADSEESELRSPLISIPSRSPLKPTLVSPHKREKKSPSPKRVQFTVKKIDSSSTSASENNDIPTESEVAEKTEQKDTATSRPSRSKVKEAIIKKVKNKRTAEAKSHPVSQEENENVTDVKKGRQSVLPEQEMNKTENKTTRRGRLAITENNQKTEEHINDKANKSANVSGEIIKTSRGRRSTALIENVKSEETASASKGRGRKSTASKKETNKKVTKDDIIEKVEEDRTETVALISDGENKDSVKPVNTGSGGVTTEQVDKTGEPETLQTSSRRGRSSEQELSEPGTSHSDTTTAKQDEKIIENKPETKRSRGRKGKASINPVVDNEKETVIESVDGEMDKTAEIDKSVSKTTKGGRRGRSSVVPEMTDSTISEAEEFKTTKPTGRRGRSVAESESNTTTNKTDDVKTKQTSRRGRASVIGESESKNNSETESQTSETESKRKQTGRRGKTSVLRESESTNSSELESQESETGSNTKQTGRRGRKSVLEKSESKISSETESQESETGSITKQTGRRGRKSVLGKTESKNSSENESQESEAVNINEDLRSKSLPPKKALEVSKHVNEVRRGRSSILPGTENKDDLMLPPKSVGQRGKKIADDSTTTDIQNNRRTSRQSKISEFVNENEKEKSFDLDIHEKDKSEPSKSNIRGRSSSRTRKNETVEIVKENNSKPTNIKRKRDSSIDASDVSPSTSKRAKTAVNSNVIETKTQRSKGRTSNVKNESPNKEDTSRSSSRSSTRNSDQSSVSSEHIKDQKTAKSESKKRGRNSDENVSETPAKKSRVTEEQSTPKQVNTSAVSSPSLRRKSIDPNKPKVMFTGVVDEHGQKIIKELGGEFVNSVQECTHLVTDKVRRTVKFLCCLARGIPIVTLQWIESCKQSAMFVDCHKFPVKDTATEKQYKFSLSRSLEKAKESCLLQGYKVHVTKSVKPEPSQMEEIIECAGGQYLTTMPKKGGDNIVIVSCPDDGSLCTAAIKAGIPVVNSEFILTGILRQEVNVNLYALFKDQQKDSHGSATKRKR from the exons cTATATTTAAGTCCAGATGTGCGATATGAGCTTAAGAATGGGGATGCCCTTATGTTTGGTGATGTTACATGTGAATTTTACATTGGCAATAAG GATGTAGATGCTGGTTCAGAGACTGGATCAGAATCAGAATATCAGACAGCCAATGACGTGAAGGATGTGACTGTTGAGTTTGAAGAAGATTATGACAGTGATAACAGTGTTGACTTGTTACAACCAACACAG GCATACACCAATCATACACAGAGACACAAcactacaaacatgacaaagtcTTTACTGGTGGATGACTCTATTGTTGAAAAGG agaCTACATTACTGGTTGGTGAGACTCCTGCTCGACAAAAAG TAACAACTGGTCCAGTTATTGATGATTCTGGTTCTGAAACAGAAGATGAAGATGTTTTATCTAAAAATGTACCACAAACACTGGTTGTAGAAG ACACACAGAAGGATGAAAGTGGTGATGCTGAAATACTTTATGCCCAGACACAGGCTTATGTTGGAGAGAGTGATGTTGGAG ATGAGACTGATGAAGATGATAGAAAATTATTAACAGAACCTACACAAGCATTCACTGATGTACAGGACAG ACAGGAGGTAGAACCAACTCAGACATTTGTGGCAGAGAGTGACGAAGAGGATGAGGATGACAGAAAG AAAGCTTTACAGTTTGCAGCAACTCAGGCCTACCATACAGAAGAGTTTGATGAGCCTACACAAACAACAGAG GATGAAGGAGAAACTGTTGTAGAATCAGATGAGGAGGATGTCAGCCATTTGTTTGCCACCTCCACTTTAGCATGTGATGTGGATGATTTCCCTGAGGAGGGTGAAAGACAAGTAATAACAGCTGATGACACAGTTGATCAAGAAATGGAAACACAAGCCATTCTAGATGAAGCCACACAAGCAGTTAGTGAAGGGGACGAAGCTACTCAGGTTTTCCCAAATGTTAAAGATAATGGCGATGATGCTACTCAAGTCGTCAAAGAGGTAGCTAGTTCATCTAAGAAAGTGGCATTTGATGATGCCATTGTGGCTGTGCAAGAAGATGCCACAGTAGCAGTCCCAGAAGATGCCACAGTAGCAATTCAAGAAGATGCCACAGTAGCAGTTCAAGAAGATGCCACAGTAGCAGTTCAAGAAGATGCCACAGTAGCAGTTCAAGAAGATGCCACAGTAGCAGTTCAAGAAGATGCCACAGTAGCAATTCAAGAAGATGCCACAGTAGCAGTTCAAGAAGATGCCACAGTAGCAGTTCAAGAAGATGCCACAGTAGCTGTTCAGGAAGATGCCACTGTAGCTGTTCATGGAGATGCCACTGTTAACATTCATGGAGATGCTACTGTTGATGTTCATGGAGATGCCACTTTAGCTTTACCAGAGGCCACAGTCTCTGTTCATGGAGATGCCACTGTTGCTGTTCATGGAGATGCTACTGTATCAGTTCATGAAGATGCCACTTTAGCTCTTCAAGGAGACTCAACAGTTGCAGTTCAAGAAGAAGTTACCTTGGCAATACAAGATGACACAGTTGCTGTAGTAGAAGATGTCACTTGTATTCAAGATGCTGAAACTGTTGCAGTTCAACCAGATGCCTATGATTTTGTTGATGATGACCCTCATCTTGAAGTCCAAAAGAAAGGAAAAGGAAGAGATAGACCTAAAAGAACAGAAACTGCTTCAATTAAATCTCAAGACAACAGTGATAAAGCTGCTACAAGTAAGGGAAAGAGAAAGGCACCAGTGAAACAAACAGCAAAGGTAGAAACAGTCAGGAAAAGGGAAGATTCAGTGACAAGTAGTCAAGAATCAGATGATGCCAATGTTAGGCGATCAGGAAGATCTAAAAGGAAAAGTTTCAGAATGCTTGAAATGGAACAGAGTATGGATGATATGAAAGGTATAGATAAATCAATCAGAAAAGGTGAAGACTACAGTCCAGATCCAAGTGATACAGAAGATGGCAGTCCAAAGAGAGGTCATAAGGTAGCCAAAACAGCTGGTCAAAGTCAGGAGAAAGATATCAGTGAAAcag AACTGCCAACTCTGTCTGTTGAGGAAGAAATTGCACTTGTACAGAAAAATATACCTCCTCTACCAAAGGAAACTGTGAAAAAGACAGAGGCGGAATTTTTAATGTCGTTACCAGCTCTTCAAGATAAAG AATCTCCAGCTCCAGGACTGACAGAAGCAACCCAAGCCTATACATTAGAACCTGAAGAAGAGTTACCTCTGCCTGAAATGGTAGAGGCCACACAGCCATATGTGTTAAGTGAGGAAGATTCCACTCCACCTCTAGATGAGGGAGGGTCAAAGGAGGAAGGGGACATAACTCCTCCAATTGAAGAAGTGTTAGCAGCAACACAGAATTACAGTTTGGAGGAAGAG GTTGTTGCTGACAGTGAGGAAAGCGAACTAAGATCTCCATTGATCTCTATTCCTTCAAGATCTCCTCTAAAACCAACATTGGTATCACCACATAAAAGGGAAAAGAAATCACCATCTCCAAAACGTGTCCAGTTTACAGTTAAAAAG ATTGATTCATCGTCAACCAGTGCAAGTGAGAATAATGATATACCAACTGAAAGTGAGGTTGCAGAGAAAACAGAGCAGAAGGATACAGCAACCAGCAGACCATCAAGGTCAAAAGTTAAAGAAGCTAtcataaaaaaagtcaaaaataaacgtactgctgaagcaaaatctCATCCAGTTAGTcaagaagaaaatgaaaatgtaacaGATGTGAAAAAGGGCAGACAATCAGTGCTTCCTGAACAAGAAATgaataaaactgaaaacaaaacaaCACGTAGAGGAAGGTTGGCTATAACTGAAAATAATCAGAAGACTGAAGAGCATATCAATGATAAGGCTAATAAGTCAGCAAAtgtttcaggggagataattaaaaCATCTAGAGGCAGACGGTCAACTGCTTTGATTGAAAATGTAAAATCAGAAGAAACAGCTTCAGCCTCTAAAGGCCGGGGAAGAAAATCTACAGCTTctaaaaaggaaacaaataaaaaggttacAAAGGATGATATTATTGAAAAGGTTGAAGAAGATAGGACAGAAACAGTGGCATTGATAAGTGATGGAGAAAATAAAGATTCTGTAAAACCTGTAAACACAGGCTCAGGAGGGGTAACAACAGAACAAGTTGATAAAACAGGAGAACCTGAGACCTTGCAGACATCTAGTCGTAGGGGAAGGTCTTCTGAACAGGAACTGTCAGAGCCTGGAACAAGTCATAGTGACACAACAACTGCTAAGCAAGATGAAAAGATAATAGAGAATAAACCAGAAACAAAAAGGTCAAGAGGCAGGAAGGGCAAAGCATCAATTAATCCTGTAGTAGACAATGAAAAAGAAACAGTCATTGAAAGTGTAGATGGTGAAATGGATAAGACTGCAGAAATAGATAAAAGTGTTTCAAAAACAACAAAAGGTGGTAGGAGAGGAAGGTCTTCTGTTGTTCCAGAAATGACAGACAGTACAATAAGTGAAGCTGAAGAATTTAAGACAACAAAACCAACTGGTAGGAGGGGAAGAAGTGTAGCTGAAAGTGAAAGTAATACCACAACAAATAAAACAGATGatgtgaaaacaaaacaaacaagtaGAAGAGGAAGAGCCTCTGTTATAGGAGAAAGTGAGAGTAAAAACAATTCTGAAACAGAAAGTCAAACTAGTGAAACTGAAAGTAAACGAAAACAAACCGGTAGAAGAGGAAAAACTTCTGTTTTAAGAGAAAGTGAAAGTACAAACAGTTCTGAATTAGAAAGTCAGGAAAGTGAAACAGGAAGTAACACAAAACAAACTGGTAGAAGAGGAAGAAAATCTGTTTTAGAAAAATCTGAAAGTAAAATCAGTTCTGAAACAGAAAGTCAGGAAAGTGAAACAGGAAGTATAACCAAACAAACTGGTAGAAGAGGAAGAAAATCTGTTTTAGGAAAAACTGAAAGTAAAAACAGCTCTGAAAACGAAAGTCAGGAAAGTGAAGCAGTGAATATAAATGAAGATTTGAGGTCAAAGTCTCTGCCCCCGAAAAAAGCATTGGAAGTATCAAAACATGTCAACGAGGTTAGGAGGGGTAGAAGTTCTATTCTGCCTGGAACAGAAAATAAAGATGACTTAATGCTGCCACCAAAAAGTGTTGGACAAAGAGGCAAGAAAATTGCTGATGACAGCACTACTACAGATATACAAAATAATAGAAGAACTTCAAGACAATCAAAAATTAGTGAATttgttaatgaaaatgaaaaagaaaaaagcttTGACTTGGATATTCATGAGAAAGATAAAAGTGAGCCATCTAAAAGTAATATTAGAGGAAGATCATCTTCAAGGACTAGAAAAAATGAGACTGTAGAAATTGtgaaagaaaataattcaaaacCAACAAATATCAAACGGAAGCGAGATTCATCTATTGATGCATCAGATGTTTCACCATCAACTTCAAAAAGAGCTAAAACTGCTGTAAATAGTAATGTTATAGAAACTAAAACTCAGAGATCAAAAGGTAGAACttcaaatgttaaaaatgaaTCTCCAAACAAAGAAGACACATCTAGATCTAGCAGTAGATCAAGTACACGTAATAGTGATCAATCTTCTGTTAGTAGTGAACATATCAAAGATCAGAAAACAGCTAAATCAGAATCAAAGAAAAGAGGAAGGAATAGTGATGAG AATGTTTCAGAAACTCCTGCAAAAAAATCCAGGGTAACAGAGGAGCAATCCACACCTAAACAGGTCAACACCTCAGCAGTGAGTTCTCCGTCACTTAGGAGGAAATCTATAGACCCTAACAAACCAAAAGTTATGTTTACAGGTGTTGTGGATGAACATGGACAAAAG ataataaaagaaCTTGGGGGAGAATTTGTAAACTCAGTACAGGAATGTACACATCTTGTGACAGATAAG GTACGAAGAACAGTAAAGTTCCTATGTTGCTTAGCCAGAGGTATTCCAATTGTAACGTTACAGTGGATAGAAAGTTGTAAACAGTCGGCCATGTTTGTAG atTGTCATAAGTTCCCAGTGAAGGATACAGCaacagaaaaacaatacaaattttCACTATCCAGATCTCTAGAAAAAGCCAAAGAATCATGTTTATTACAGGGATATAAAGTACATGTTACCAAATCTGTCAAACCAGAGCCTAGTCAAATGGAAG aaataaTTGAATGTGCAGGAGGTCAG TATCTAACCACAATGCCAAAGAAAGGGGGAGATAATATAGTCATTGTTTCCTGTCCTGATGATGGATCGCTCTGTACTGCAGCAATAAAGGCAGGGATACCAGTTGTTAACTCAGAATTTATTCTGACAGGAATACTCAGACAGGAAGTGAATGTAAACTT